CCCCAAAGACTGGGAATTTTATCAAGAAAGATGTTTTCTCTTACCTACTTCTGAATCATCTTGGAATGAAAGCAGGGACTTTTGCAAAAGAAAAGGATCCACATTGGCAATTGTCAACACGCCAGAGAAACTGGTGAGGACACTGGAATGGTACAGTAAAGCCACACACTCTACACAGCCTCAGTGGGTGGGATGGGGTGGAAATTTCGGGAAGCGGGGATGGGATTGAGTGAGGAATGGACAGGTGGCTGGCTGAAAAACTGAAGCTATTTGTTCTGGACTGGGGGTTAGGAGACTCTTCTTAGTAGCAGTGAAGCAGtatgtttttcagtttcatttaacCACAGAAATTCACACCTTGTGGTTTTAATGAGCTGATATCCTGGGGCTGGGCCAAGATATTTAAAGTGAAGCAAATGAccaaatgagatgatgtatgtaAAAGTAGTTTAACAACTAAAAGAATACCTCATAGATGTGATGTCAATGCATCATCCCAGTCTGCATAGTAAATAAGGAAGACGTGAATTGACAAAATTAGCAATGTGAAAAACTGAGAATCAGGTCATAGAACTGAATTTGCAGTAGATGATCATGATAATAATCATGAAGATGTATTACTATCCACATTTTATAACTGGCAACTAGGAGACAGaaaagtaatttgcccaaggtcaaataACAAAACACAGAATTGAATTCAGATCTCTCTGACTCCGAAATCCATACTCTAATCTGTGCTACATACACTATACTCTTGTTTCTCTCACTTCTATCCCTTTATTCCTCCTCTAAAAAGTCCTCCTGTGATTTAGAAGAACTTGTAAGATGATCTCCTTTCTGAATCTTGGTAATAGATGACTAAGGGATCTGGATGCTACAAACCCTCTAGGGCTAAGTACCCAGGTAGCAAGGGAAAATGTCCTAAGGTGGAAAAACAGGAGCAAGACAGGGgaatgaaaagaggaaaggagggaaggcaaagggaagaagCAAGTGTGACAAGTCTGCTACACCCATTAAGTTTTGTGGATCCCAATTTGCATCCTTGGTGATGAAAAAGGTCATcatggccagcctggccaacatggtgaaaccatgtctctactaaaaattagccaggtgaggtggtgcacacctgaaatcccagctacttaagtgGCTGAgacagaggaattgcttgaacccaggaggcagaggctgcagtgagccatgattgtgccactacactccagcctgggcaacagagcaaggctctgcctcggaaaaaaaaaaaaaaaaaggaaaaagacaaaggtCATCATGCCAATGGTTTGCTGGTGACTCTCAAGTCTGTATCTCCAGCTCATCTCCTCCAAACAGGTATATCAAATTCCACTTTGATGTTTCAAGAGTCCCACAAACTCACTATGttcagaactgagtcaattataTTTGACCCCACCGCTACTCCTTTTACATTCCAAATACTGGTGAGTATTCATGTCACCCAAGATTGAAGGCTAAGAGTTTTCTGGGACTTTACCTTGTCTTTTCCTCCTCAATTATTTGCTAACCAAGTCCTTTTCTCTCTATGCCCATAACAAATAGTTCAGTTCTTACCTGGATTTCTTCAGAATTCTTCTAATCCATCTCCTTGCCTCCTGTTTTGCACTCTTTCTAGCTATCCTCCTCAGAACTGACATCATAATACCTCCAAGGCTCTAAACTGTGccattttccaaattaaaatggGTTAAACCCCAGTTCTCCTAGCATGGCATATGTTAGGTTCATGACCACGCCAAATGTCACACTCATGGTCAGGTTCCAGCCCATGCTGAGGTCCTAGGGGAGAGAGTGGGTGGCAGATAGCTGAAAGAACACTCAGGGGGCCATAAGCAggtgaaatgtagttttattcAGCAACTCTTTCATCAGCAGCTTTCTCACACTGTCTGTCTGGCTGCTTGATCCAGCCACTCCCATGCACAGCTGCGCAGCCAGCTCTCTCTTGTgttcagggtcagcagcttaactctttctccCTCTGGACATGAGTGCATGCTGAGCTATGTCCTGGCTCCCCTCTGTCCAACTGCAAGATGGACAGCCTTGGttcgctctctctttctctgggcacCAGCGCCTGTACCATGTCAAGACACACTGAGCCGAGCCAAGCTGCGTGCACAACATCGGCAGGTCAATTATACCTTTTTCAAACAACAGTGGCTCTGAGCTAAGCATCAGCTTACACAAACAGGTTATATAgcaagtgtatatatatatgcatgcctGCTCCTTAAACTCACTGAGTCACTTTGGCCCGGATGTCTGCCTCAGTCTACtccttgaccaaagcacatccaTGTACCTTACATCGTATCAGGCCTTGCACAGTGCCgcctctgccttctctccagCCTTGTCTCTCAAACCACCTCCCTGCCACCTCTGCACTAACTACGCTGAGCATCTTGCAGTTCCTCAAATGCTCCAGGCTGCTTCCCCACCTGCCTATAATCCATGCTGTCTTCCAGAAGTCCATACTCTCCCCGACAGTTTGTCTGACAAACTTAGCTATCTCCTAAAATTCATCTCAGGTATCACCTCATCTATCATTCTAGAAAAACTTCATATCTATGTAGAATGATCGCTTCCTCCTTTCTGCGTCTTCCAGATCTAGTATATAATTCCCTAGTACAACACCTGAGATACTTCATTATGCTAGTTAAGTTGGTTGTCTTCCCTCATTAAACCTGTGGTTCTTCAAACAGACTCTCACTCTGGAATCAGTGGTTCAAAGACCACTGactttttttaaatggtgataaAATCTATGTACCTCTTCCCAGAAACATTacataagcaaaatatttttcataatattccaGTGGTTCCATAGTTTTCCTGGGAAACCATCCATGGCTTCCAGCGTGAGAGTTCAGCATTAAGGATTCTGGTTTTAGACTATGGGTcagaacactttttttaaaaagggtcaGATAATACACATTTTAAGCTTTTCAGGGCATTGGTCTCTGCTGTTGTAacttgaaagcagccatagataatatgtaaacagTGGGCATGGGTGCATTCCAATAAAACATTTACCAAAACAGGATGAAGTCTGGATTTGGCCCActggctgtagtttgccaaccctCTTGATTATAATTACTTTGAGGAGAAATATATTTGCTTCCATATCCTCATCCTAATACAACGCATGGCACATAATAGACACTCAAAAGATGTTTGGTAAATGAGAACATTcagtaattaattaaaaagtaatgaaataagaTATTTCAGAAAAGGAGAACATTGAAAAGGGAGAAACTAAGGAAACAGACATGGGGATGGAAAGAATAAGACTTGGATACCCACTGATTATGGGAGGTATAGAAAACACTTCTGGCTGAAATGATTTGTAACTTATCAAATAAATACAGAACAAAGATGTCTAGGACTAGTGTCAAATTAGCAAATATTCAACAAGCACTTGCTTATTTCTTCTTGGATTACACTTCTAAAAGCAATATACTTCTAAATCTCACTGTTTTCCTTTcctaagtactcaataaatagaaACACATTGTATTAACACTTGATTCAGCCTTACTTAGCATTCAAAATTTCTGGTAACAAAAACAATCTTATGGATAGAAGCatgacatatttttttaaatgaccctgTTTTTGATTGCATAGTACCCCTTCCCCTTTATTATCACAGTGTGGTCCCTGGACAGAAACATCAGTATCACTTGGGCATTTTGTAGAAAAGTAAATTATTGGTTCCCTTCACTAGACCTACTTAACCAggagcccagcaatctgttttaacaagaCTTCAGGCTTTCCAGATTCCCTGTGAAGCCTGACAACGACTTCTTTAGGCTTAGTGATGAGTCCCAGCTGTAGCTGGTCTCAGCGTTCCCTACCAGCCTTCCTTATTCCCAGGATCAGATACAATCATGGGCACATTGGCTCAAGAGAGGAGTCATTAAAAGAGTcactgttgaaatttttttttttaatttctagaagtTTCTTCAGGACATAGCTGATACAGAGAAGTATTTTATTGGCTTAATTTACAATCGTGAAGAGAAAAGGTGGCGTTGGATCAACAACTCTGTGTTCAATGGCAAGTACGTGAACATCCCACAGTTTCCTGGGGATCTTGGTTTGCTTCAAAAGACCAAACCTGAGATTGGTGGGTTCACTCTGGAATAGCGCAAACGCTGACGCTTGACTCTGTTCtgctcttctcctttcttccaaCCCATCCATTCCCTGAGacacattttaataaactttttcttATGAAAGAGATCAAACTTTcataaggagagagaagagtattcatatagcaaattattttattcaaatcaGGATCCAAACAAATCCACATACATAGCACTCATTTGATGTATCGTGTAGCTCTCTTTAGATGCTAGTTTGTATAGCACTGAGCATTTCTGACTGATCAAAAAAGCTTAGTTTCTTGACTTCAAACAGACTAGATATGAGTCTAGACTGGATGCTAGCTATCTCAAGGAGACACGGTCAGTTTTATGGAGGCAACCCAGTTGGTATAGAGATGAGATCTATTTCTATAACACCTAGCATTTCTGACTGATCAAAAGGGCTTCATCTTTTAACCCACAGATCACATTTTATTACAAAGTACCTACAAGTTTCCCCAGATGTGCCTTCTTTATCTAAATAAAGGTTATTATAAGCAACGTGTCTATGCCTCAAAGCTATGAACTTCTGACCCCCAAGAGCTATCTCCTGTGAATTGTTCCATGGAGATTAGGATTGGTGAGAACACCAATAATTTTCCCAGTGTTTGTACGAAAGTAGTGATTCAAACAGAGGTCAAGTCAGTCCCCCAGCCTGTAACTGGGCTTCCCTACAGGGAGGAGGAAATTGATATTTATTCAGTGTCTGCTAATGCCAGCACTATGCTAAACACTTTGCATATGTTGTTTCCTGAAATATTCCCCATGATGCTTTTATCactccccatttcacagacagtTGAACTGAGGACAAGAAAAACTTAGAAATGTGTTAAATATCATACAGCTAGTCCAAAACACATGACATTTCTCTGAAACCAGAGTCTTTTCAGTCAGACTGAAACAGACTGAATGACAGAAAAAGAGGTGGGAGAGCCAACACATACCTCCACCAAGTTTTTCTGAAGCCACTATGGTCTGGAAAGGGATACACaacctctctccttttccttcctgtcCTCCCGCTGTGAACACATGTACCGTCCTAAACAGTACTTTTGGAAGAAGAGACAGTCCATGAGATGCTTCTAACCGAACGCCACAGTGAGTGAGTTAGTCTAAGACTGTGAATCCGTACAAGCTCGCAGAAGAGCTGACAGGAAAGGGTCGGTTTACAGCTGCATTTGTGGAGCTGGATTAGGAGAGGGATCTGAGCTAAAAAGGAGGCTTCCCAAATGGAGGCCTGTGTGGGCCCGGTAGTCTGCTGCCCCTCCAGGCAAAATTCCTGCAAGACTCTCACTCTGGAATCAGAAGAGCCTGGGCTAAAATGATGGGCCATTAccatgctttgtttttttgtttgtttgttttgttttgttttctcatttagtGTTACCAATCAGAATCAGAATTTCAACTGCGCGACCATTGGCCTAACAAAGACATTTGATGCTGCATCATGTGACATCCGCTACCGCAGGATCTGTGAGAAGAATGCCAAATGATCACAGTTCCCTGTGACAAGAACCATACTTGCAACTCTTTTTGAATCCACACAGGTCATCTGGCCAGTGATCCTTTTACTTACCTATCTGTCTACCAGCAGCGGTCCTTGCCCATTTGAGAAACTGAGCTTCTTTCTTCTGCACTGGGGGACTGGATACTAGCCATCTCCAGGAGACAGGATCAGTCTTATGGAAACAACTCAGTTggtatagagatgaggtctgctTCTGTAGTACTGAGCATTTCCGACTGATCAAAAGGGCCTAGTCTGTTGACagggtttgttttattttagcctCAGAGTATCTACCGTACTACCAGGGAGCAACTGTAGAGTGAgcaattataaacattatttaggGATTACCATGGTGGAAGAGGGATAAACGTAGCTCCTGTGACCTCATCTCTGTTCTCAAGGGAACCCCATTCACATGCCCCTCCTAACTCCACAAGCTGGGGTAGCAGAGGCTCTCCTCAGTCTGAACTAAGGCTGGGCCTTGGGGAGGGCTCCTAGTGCTGAGCTTGGAGCAGCACAGACAGCAGCATTGTTTATGGGAATGGAGAGACGTCTGGGCAGGATAGGAACCTTCTTGGAGACCCCTTTGAAGAAAACCAGACAGCCAAGGGAACAAAACACACTAGGTTTCTGTTCTTCAGCAAAGCCCTGAAGAGACACTTAAGCTAAAAATTCCCTTGTCATATTTCTGAAACTCCATTATAACATATGTAACTCCTTTGTAACCAAAATTTAGGTAAGCAGGCTTCCTTTGCTCTGAAGGTTTTGAGTACCTGACTGTATTTgttgagtatatttttaaaattttggatagTCTCTTAGGCAACAATAATCACAATATATTCGTCCCCTAGTTCTAGAGAGAACCTGATATCAGGCACAGCCTACTGACCCAAGGACCCTGGCACTGGTTGGCATCACATTGATCTAGAACAGGTCCAGCTGatgaagcaatagaaaaagaggagggCTGCTCAGGGAAACATTGGCTGGGGGCAAGGAATAAGCACATAGTAGAAAGGGAACATCAGGGTCAAATGGAAATCACCTGAGACAGGAAACAGAGCATTCATTTGGCCACACTggaagaaaggcaagaaagaggaagaaaagtctTGGAGTACCCTGGCTGTTCTCTACATTCACAAGACATCAGCTATTTACCCTGCTTGGTGCATGAGAAAGATAAAAGAGATGCCTTGTGTGTTTTGAGTAAGAATAAGTAAACCATAAGGAAGACCATGTataaaactgatgaaaataatAGTCACCTAAGTACAATGCATACCATTTTGTGTCTAATAACAATGTACCACAGTCATGACTGTACATATCATTATATGCATACCAAACAAGATGTTgtaaatcatattttttattacaacACTAAGTTCTGTTTCTGCATTTCTAGGTTTCATCATTTTTGGCTCCTTAGCATGGCcacttacaatttttaaaaatgagataacaCATCAGGTGTCAGAACTTGCTTAAAGAGAATCACCAGAAGTAATTTGTGTTTGAGATGGGGTGGAAATTGGAATTATATTAGCAGCCTGTGGAGATACAAGTTCTCTGACTGTGTTGGGAAAGAATAAGTGCTACCGTTGAGAAGCGAAGTAAGGCTGAGTCTAAGTGGAGAGAAAAATCAATTCTAGCCAAAGGCAAGCCCCAGAACTCAGACAACAGAAAGGAAATCCTAATCCTTCTGTTTTGAGAAGAGAGAACTATAGTTGCTTCACTTCCTGTTTCATGACAGAATAACTGCAAACTTTTAAGATCAGGAAATGTAGACATCTAGTGATTTCTTTAGTAGACAGTTTAAATTTCCCCCAAGATTAGGAGACACTTCTGTGCAGGTTCTAAAAGGAGCCCAGTggcctggggtgggagtggggagtagATAGGGAAAATGTGGGCTTTGGTTTAAGTTTACCATTGGGAGAGTTCCTGGATCCTTGCAAGCTTAGATAAATGTGATCTTTATTAGATAGCAGtggcatgctttaaaaaaaaaaaggcaatgaaatttgaatttgagTTTTGACTTTGCTTCTAATATGCTGTGTGAATCAGTACAGTTTTCCTACTCTTTCTTGGTCTTAGTTTCCTTACTGATAAAATGGGGTAGTAatacctatctcaaaaaattattgCACATATTAAATAACATTCCTCTATGTATCTCAATGGCATTAGACATTAGGAGAAGCATTTTGTAGAGGATTTGAAGTTGAGATCTTCATCCAAGAAGCAGCTTTTCAATTTGCTAGAAGCTTAATGTAGGCAAGCCACTTAATGTTTCAGAACTTGTTAACTCATTTATAATACGGGAATAAAAATTTGCCCAAGTCAGAGAAGGGTGCCTCAAAAATGTTGTGGCCAAGCCACATGGAGATCAAAGGCACACTTTTCATGACTTCAAATGTGGGCCCAGCCTAGGTCAGCCAACCCCCATACAACCCTTAGACTCATGAACAAATCCACCTGAGAGCAGCAGAGCCACCCTAGATCAGCAGAAACTCTAAGCATGAAAATAAAAGCTTATCACTGCATACCACTGGAGTTTTCTGGTTATGTCTCATATAGCAAAATCTAACTGATGCAATCTCCACCTGGCCTTCATCCTTCTCCCTTTATTGTCCTTTCATGTATTGTTCATCCAGCAACCAGGATGATCTTGTTAAAACATTAAACAGATTCTGTTACTCTTCTTCAGCCCCCTGTGATGGTTTTCCAATGTGCTTCTGGAAAGAGCAAACATCTTTaaaaggatctaaaactagaaatgccatttgacccagtgatcccattactgggtatatacccaaaggattataaatcattctactataaagacacatgcacacgtatgtttattgtggcactattcacaatagcaaagacttggaaccaacccaaatatccatcagtgatagactggattaagaaaatgtagcacatatacaccatggaatactatgcatccataaaaaaggatgagttcacgtcctttgtagggacatagatgcagctggaatccatcattctcagcaaactattgcaaagacagaaaaccaaacaccacatgttctcactcataggtggaaattgaacaatgagaacatttggacacagggcagggaacatcacacaccagggcctgtcatggagtgtggggatgggggagggatagcattaggagaaataactaatataaatgacgagttaatgggtgcagcacaccaacatggcacatgttgtgcacatgtaccctagaacataaagtataagaaaaaaggaaaaaaaaagtaaaataatattatctttttgcatacctggaaaaaaaaaaggctcacaAGGCTCTACATGGTCTGCATTCCAGTTACCACTCTGACTGCAATTGCTTTCTCCTTTGCACACTCTATTTCAGTGTCTTTGCTATGCCTTCCCTAGGATCTCCCACTTATTACTCACtatgcctggaatgttctttaaCAGGTTTCCGAATGTATCACCACCTTACCTCTCTCAATCCTTCCCTGAAAACCTTATTTGAAATTTCAACACTCCTGCAAGAGATATTCCCTTTCATTCCTGTTTCACTTTTCTTCACAATACTTCTTCACCATCTAATATACTATTTTcaatagctttattgaaatataattcacattccATAAAATTAACTCATTGAAAATGTACAGCTCAATGGTGTTTGGTATATTCGTAGATATTTACAGccatcatctcaaaaagaaagccTGTACCCCTTAGCTATCACTACCCTATGTCTGCATTCCCCTcagccctaagcaaccactaGTCAACTTTCTAGACTACATAGATAGTCTATCTCtgacatttaatttttcaaagtttaattGTGAAATCATTATATCTTAAGAAAGGCAGATgatagatagctagatagatagcAAGACATgtcttaaaaacaataaactgaGTTTCAAGTAACAACTAACCATATTAAAAACCATAGCTGTAACTTAAAAGTCTTTTGTTGCACACTAATTATTTGATAATGGTAATAATTATGATGCAGTTCAAAGATGAGCAAGTTCTTTTCAGATTATTCTAGAATCCATACTAAGTGCTTCATCATGTAAAATGTCTCAGAGCAA
Above is a genomic segment from Macaca thibetana thibetana isolate TM-01 chromosome 3, ASM2454274v1, whole genome shotgun sequence containing:
- the CLEC5A gene encoding C-type lectin domain family 5 member A, which codes for MNWHLIISGLIVVVLKVVGMTFFLLYFPQILNKNNDGFTTTRSYGTVSQIFGSSSPSPNGFIPTRSYETVCPKDWEFYQERCFLLPTSESSWNESRDFCKRKGSTLAIVNTPEKLKFLQDIADTEKYFIGLIYNREEKRWRWINNSVFNGNVTNQNQNFNCATIGLTKTFDAASCDIRYRRICEKNAK